In Eubalaena glacialis isolate mEubGla1 chromosome 4, mEubGla1.1.hap2.+ XY, whole genome shotgun sequence, one DNA window encodes the following:
- the CD70 gene encoding LOW QUALITY PROTEIN: CD70 antigen (The sequence of the model RefSeq protein was modified relative to this genomic sequence to represent the inferred CDS: deleted 4 bases in 2 codons; substituted 1 base at 1 genomic stop codon), with product MFSEGLLNEYQEGECGKSNRKIEGHPGPPILQTGDRQKLEGNSLHXRAESGPSLCRTSPGWGMVGPWQVQAGRGPHSCVRAEVPSLFLPRLHTLHPVTQLMKCLQRIMMAEEASGCQVPHRPWVSIWWMALLLLPLGMVIGCLVCSVRFARKQQLDSTGWDLAELQLNHTGSRQDPRLRWQGSPALGRSFVHGPELDNGQLRIQRDGIYRLHIQVTLANCSFSTWTAKPHSATLTVAICFPTAHSISLLRLNFHHSCSVASQRLTFLAHGDILCTNLTQPLLPSRNADETFFGIQWVCP from the exons ATGTTCAGTGaaggtttgttgaatgagtacCAGGAAGGTGAGTGTGGGAAGTCAAATAGAAAAATTGAGGGGCACCCTGGCCCACCTATTCTGCAGACTGGGGACCGGCAGAAGTTGGAGGGGAATTCCCTGCACTGAAGAGCTGAGTCTGGTCCCTCCCTTTGCCGGACATCCCCAGGGTGGGGCATGGTTGGTCCCTGGCAGGTTCAGGCAGGC AGAGGGCCCCATAGCTGTGTGCGAGCTGAggttccttccctcttcctgcct CGTCTACATACCCTCCACCCTGTCACACAGCTGATGAAGTGCTTGCAGAGGATCATGATGGCAGAGGAGGCCTCGGGCTGCCAGGTGCCTCACCGGCCCTGGGTGTCCATCTGGTGGATGGCTTTGTTGCTGCTTCCCCTTGGCATGGTGATAGGCTGCCTCGTCTGCAGTGTTCGCTTCGCCCGAAAGCAGCAGCTGGATTCAACTGGG tggGACTTAGCGGAGCTGCAGCTGAATCACACAG GATCGCGGCAGGACCCCAGGCTGCGCTggcagggaagcccagccctggGCCGCTCCTTCGTGCATGGGCCAGAGCTGGACAACGGGCAGCTGCGTATCCAACGTGATGGCATTTATAGGCTGCACATCCAGGTGACCTTAGCCAACTGCTCCTTCTCCACATGGACCGCCAAGCCCCATAGCGCCACCCTGACCGTGGCCATCTGCTTCCCCACAGCCCACAGCATCAGCCTGCTACGCCTCAACTTTCACCACAGCTGCTCCGTCGCCTCCCAGCGCCTAACGTTCTTAGCGCACGGGGACATTCTCTGCACCAACCTTACTCAGCCTCTGCTGCCCTCCAGAAACGCTGATGAGACTTTTTTTGGGATTCAGTGGGTGTGCCCTTGA